The genomic DNA ACACCTGCTGACATCCGGAGAGCGCTAGTGCACTTTGACGCACCACAGATCGTGATCAAGCCGACCGTCGGCGCGGGTTCGGTCGATACCTTCCGCATCACGAAGGCAACCGCGCAGGAGGATCTCGTAAGCCACTGTCAAACGCTTGCGAGAAGATCTTGTTTTATCCAGCCGTTTATGGATGGGATCACTGCGGAAGGGGAGTTCTCGCTGATCTACATCGATGGGCAATTGAGCCACACGATTTTGAAGACGGTCCGCGACGGCGACTTCCGCGTTCAGTCCCAGCACGGCGGCGGAGTGACATTCATCCCAGAACCGGAAGCGACACTGGTTGTTGCCGCTGACCGAGTGATCGCGGCACTGGATGATGTTCCGTTATACGCTCGCGTCGACCTCGTTCGCACACAACAAGAGTCGTTTGCATTGATGGAACTTGAGCTCATCGAACCACGACTCTATTTCGAATTCGCCGAACACTCGCCAAAATTATTTGCCAACGCGATCGTCCGCTACGGCGAACAAAATTCAGGCGGCGATTAAGGCACAGCCTGTGGGCAGAAGTTCGGAGCATGCTGCGAGCCAGCGCTACGCCACAGAGCGAGATCGTTACTCATTTTGCGATCCACGGATGGAATGCGCGATCACGCTGGCACACTCAAGCCGGACTCATGTTAGCCAGGGAAGAATGCCAGGTGCGGGAATTCGCTGGCGGCCCAACACGAACCGCACTCCGGTTAATCACCCTACCGATTCTTCGATCCGGGTGCCGATGTTTTCGCCGGAAACAGCGCGGACGATGTTGCCGTCTTTCTTGAAATTGAAGACGAGGATCGGCAGCGAATGCTCGCGGCACATCGCAATCGCGGTGGCATCCATCACGCGAAGGTTCCGTTCGATCACCTCTTTGAAGGTCAATCGGTCATAGAGCAGCGCGTGCGGGTTCTTCTCGGGATCTTCGCTGTAGACGCCATCAACGCGGGTCGCTTTGAGCACCACGTCGGCTTCCAGTTCCAGCGCTCGTTGCGCTGCCGCGGTATCGGTGGTCACAAAGGGGCGTCCGATTCCAGCGGCCAGAATGACCACGCGTCCTTTCTCCAGATGCCGGATCGCGCGGCGACGGACGAAGGTTTCGCAAACGCCGTCCATGCGGATCGAAGACATCACGCGAGTCGGACAGCCGATCTGTTCGAGCGCGTCTTGCAGCGACAGCGAATTCATCACCGTTGCCAACATCCCCATGTAGTGGGCTGTCGCCTCGTTGATCAAACTGCTGCGACCGGAGAACTGCGCCCCTCGCAGGATATTGCCGCCTCCAATCACCACGGCAACTTGGCAACCGCTTTGCGTGGCTTGTTTGATTTGCGCCGAGATGTCCCCGACTTCATCCATGCTGATGCCGCGTTCACCCGAATGGGCCAGGCTTTCGCCACTGAGTTTAAGGACGACGCGTTTGTATCGCAGGGCGGGGCTAGCAGATTCGATGGTCATGATGTTTCCGGTAGGTTTCCCAACAAGGGTATTCAGGGACGGGGCACTTGAGCCCAAAAAAATCCCGGTCTGACAGCGGAGTCAAACCGGGATTTCGATTTCAAACGACACTCGGGTTCGCGATTACGCTTCGCCCAAGATCCAGTGGGTGTAACCCTTCACGGTCATTCCCTTGTCTTTGGCGTATTCGCCCACGGTTTGCGATTCTTCTTTCACAAACGATTGCTCCAACAACACCTTTTCGGCGTAGTAGTTGCGCATCCGGCCTTCGACCATCTTGTCGACAATCGCTTCGGGCTTGCCTTCAGCAATCGCTGCGGTACGCAAAACTTCACGCTCCTTGGCAACTTCGTCGGCATCCAATTCGTCGACGCTGAGCGCCGAAGGACGCATGGCGGCGATGTGCATCGAAACGTCTTTGGCCGCTTCGTCGCTGCCACCTTCGACCGAAATCAATACGCCTGCAACGGTACCCGCGTTGTGCTGGTATCCGCCACATGTATTGTCGACGCGGACAAGACGTCCAACGTTGAAGACTTCGCGAATCTTGTTGAACAGTTCGTCCTTCTGATCGCCCAGAGTCTTGCTGGGGTCCGAAGGGGAGGGCTGGCTGAGCAGTTCTTCGGGAGTGCTCGCGCCGGGGCCGGTTGCCAATTGTTGAGCCAAGTCGTTGGCCAGTTGAACGAAGCCTTCGTTCGTGGTTACCGGTGCGCTTTCGCACAGCAGTTCCACCATCGCTCCGCTCGATTTGTCCTGCCCCATGTACATCCCGAAACGACCAAACGCGGTTTCGCGATCGGCACGCTTATCGAGCATGTCCTTGCCTTTTTTGCGGAGCAGTTCGAACGCCTTTTCTTCGTCGCCACCTGCCTCTTGCAGCGCATTCTTGCAGTCCATCAATGGAAGGCCGGTTCGAACGCGGAAAGCCTTAACCGCTGCTGCGGAAACCTGACTCATTTCTAAGATTCTCCCTGTCTGATTCCGTCGCGACGCCCGTGACGCCGCCGGTGGGGTTGTGAGATGTGATAACGGGAATCCCAGCGGCGGCTGACCGTTGTGGCCAGCCGTTGCCGAATTCCCGACGTCCACGCCATGCACCAAGCGATGCTTGCGTGCGACGTCTTGTTTCCCGAATCGGGTTTACGTGGTTGCCGGAGCGGGTGCCATGGTCTCCACAGCCGGTGCGCTATCCTTTTCTTCGCTCGCGCTTTCGCCCTTGCCTTCGCGTACGGCGTCGGCCAATTGGCGAACGATCAATTCGATCGAGCGGATACCGTCATCGTTGCCTGGGATCGGCAGATCGACCAAATCGGGATCGCTGTCCGAATCGATCAACGCAATGGTGGTGATTCCCAATCGCTTGGCTTCACGGATCGCATTGCGTTCCTTGCCTGGATCGATGATCACCAAACATTCAGGAATACGATTCATCGTTCGCAGACCGTTGAGGTTGCGGTACATCTTGCGATGTTCGCGGTTCAGCGAAGATTGCATCTTCTTGCTGTACATGTCCATTTGGTTGTTGTCGCGCAGTTTTTCCAACTCTTCCAGGCGAGTCAGGCGGCTGCGAATGGTTCGGAAATTGGTCAACGTTCCTCCCAACCAACGTTCCGAAACGAAAGGCATGCCGCAACGCAGCGATTCCTTCTCGATCGCTTCGCCTGCTTGGCGCTTGGTTCCCACGAACAGGATCAAGCTGCCGCCAGCGGCGACCTGCGACAGATACTTTTTGGCACGCAACATGCCACGCAGTGTTTCGCGAATGTCGAGGATGTGAACCTGGTTTTTGCGTCCAAAGATGTACGGGGCCATCTTAGGATTCCAAAGGCTGGTTCGGTGTCCAAAGTGAACACCCGCCTCGATCATGTCCTTCACGATAGAATCTGACATCGACTTATTCTTCTCCAGAGTGAGCACGGGAGTTCGAGACGGACGCTTCGCGGGCGTTTGCCGCAAGCAAGCCGTCCAGGGCAACATGCCCTTCGCCTTCCCCAAGCTATAAAAAAGTGGTTTTGAACACCCTGGTTGATCGCTTGTGGCGACCGACCGGGTGGATGCGCAAAATCTCGTGCCGCTAAGTCTATCGCAGCCTGAAATTTAGGTCAATTGCTGATCGTTCGACGCCCCCCCCCCATCGGCGGCAGATCTGTCATTTACTTGCGATCGCTGCATCTGTTATTGATCGGTTTTTCAAGCTCCCAATCCACCCTAAAGGTGCCGCAGGAGCCCGATTGTTAATTTTTGGAAGCCGCCATGGTTCTTGGGAAAACAGCAGGCCAAGCCGCTTGCCGCATCTGTAGTTCCGCTGGGCTGGAACTGATTTCGACCCGCGATCGCCGACGCCAGGCTTTGGAAACCGTCGTCTGCACTAGTTGCGGACTCGTTCAGCACGCGCAAATCCCTACCAGCGAAGAGCTTGCGGAATTTTACAGCTCCCAGTACCGAATCGACTACAACGGCGAAGCGACTCCCAGCAACCGCCGCGTCTATCGCGAATGGCGTCGCGGACGCGAGCGTTTTGACGCTCTGAGACCCTTTGTCGAACCGGGAGACCAAGTTTTCGAGGTCGGTTCGGGAATCGGTTGCAATTTACGGCAGTTCGAAAATTTTGGCTGTTCGGTCAACGGAATCGAGCCGGGTGAAGGGTTTTGCCAATATTCTCGACAGCAGTTGGGCGTGAACGTTCGCTGTGCCTTCCTGGAAGATTTAGCCGACGAAGCGCGGCAGGATCAATCGCTGGTCCTGTTAGTGCATGTCCTCGAACACCTGCCCAACCCCGTCGACGCGCTGCGGCAGATCCGTCAACTGATGCGACCCGATGGCCATCTGTTTGTGGAAGTCCCCGATTTCGGCCGTCCGCACGCCGCCCCGAATCGTGTCTTTCATTATGGACATATCTACAATTTCACCGAGATCTCGCTCCGCAACGTGGCACACAAAGCTGGCTTCCGAACCCAGCCGGTCTCGCTGAAGAGCAGTCATTTGCCGAATCTCGCGATGGTTTTGACTCCCGATCCCGATGCGGAGAAGGTTCCGATGGTCAACGGCTATCGAATGGCTGTCGATGCATACCATCGCTATACGCCGCTGGAGTACCACTTGCGGCCAGCCAAATTGCGGACGGCGATCGGCAAGGCGATCGATCACGTCGACGAGTTTTTGTTTGCATCGAGCCAGGTGGCTCGGCTGCGAGCCGACCGACCTGTAGTCAGCACCGTTCGCTCGGGGAATAGCTCGTTGCCGCAAACCGCTATGGCGAGTGCTGTTTGCGCCTCGGGCTAGGAGATTCGGAGCGGTAGCGGTTCGTCGTTCGCGGATGGCGAATTGTCTAAAAGCCGCATCCGGCGTAAAGTGGCAGCCCTAACGGATTGCGAGGCGGAAGTGTCTTGTGGTCTGGCGGGCAAGTCTCTCTCGGGGGCTTGAGTCTCTTGCTCCTAAGCTGCCGGTAACCTTTCAAGTCCATGCTGCCACCGACCCTTCTGATCATTCTGTACTGCGCAATGATCGTGGCCGCATCGCTTTTGGGTGGACTTTTGCCATCGATCCTGCGGCTGACCCACCTGCGGATGCAGGTCGTCATGAGCCTCGTTTCCGGGCTGATGCTCGGCGTGGCGATCATCCATATGCTGCCGCACGCCGCAATGCGCGTCGATTCGTTTCTGCCGGTCGCCTATTCGATGCTGGGCGGCGTCGTGATGATGTTCTTCCTGCTGCGGGTGTTCCACGTTCATCACCACACCGATCCGGATCACAGTCGTTGCGATCACGATCATGCCGACCATCCGGTCGCCGAATCGGTCGATGGCGATCCGCATTTGGTCACGCTTTCGGAACCAGGCCACGCAGATCCTCATGTTCACGACCATAGCCATTCACACGATCATTCACACAGCCACTCCCATGACCACGCACACGACGATGCAGTCGTCAACTTAAAACTTCCCAGCCGATTCAGTTGGCAGGGGCTGTTTGTCGGTTTGGCGATTCACACGTTGATCGATGGAGTAGCATTGGCAGCCAGCGTGCGCAGCGAATCCGGTGGCAGCATGACCTTCCTGGGACTGGGGACGTTCCTGGCGGTGATGTTGCACAAGCCACTCGACGCGATGTCGATTACTTCGCTGATGCGTGCGCGTGGCACGTCGCTGGAGAATCAGATGCTTGTCAATTGCGGTTTTGCGATGGCCTGTCCGTTGGGCGCGATCTTGGCTTGGAGCAGCCTGGCATCGCTGGGCGGCTCGCCGACGATGGATCTGTTTTTGGGATGCAGCCTGGGCTTTTCCGCAGGGTTTTTCTTGTGTATCGCCCTGGGAGATCTCTTGCCCGAAGTCCAGTTCCATTCGCACGATCGCGGCAAGTTAACCGCTGCGTTGCTTTTAGGTTTGTTCATCGCGATCGCGATCGAAGCCCTACACACGCATTCGTAAACGCAACGGCTGTCGCTCGGTTGGCATGGCGGTTTATTGGCGGACCGATGCCAGATCGGATTTCAATTCCAACCGGACTGCGAACCCCGCGGGCAGTTTTCGATCGGCGTTTTCGATCTCGAACACACAACGAAACGTCCCACTGGTCGCATCGACGACTGGCGCCACATAGATCGCCTTTGCCGGCAAGGATTGGTGGACCGGCGCATCGGCACGCATCGAATACGTTTGGCCGACAACGATGTCACCAAACAGCGCGATCGGCAAAAACATCTCGATCTCCAATTGCCGCGCGTCGACGATCATTAGCGCTGTTTCGTTTGGATCGATCGGCTGCCCCTGCTTCTTGTCGATGCGAACGACTTGACCTGCAAATGGGGCGATCAGATGAAACTTCTGCAGTTCAGCCGCCTTCAATTCCAAATTCGCTTCCGCCGCTTTGGCTTCTTCTTGCTGTACGGTCAGCACCGCCTGGGCCTGAGCGAATTGACTCCTTTTTTCATCGAGCTCGAATTCAGAACTCGCTTGTTCGCGAAACGCGAGTTCCAAGCGTTTCAATTGTCGCCCCACCAGTTCGGCTTGCAGTCGCGCCGATTCCACTGCGCCGTACTGCGACGCCTGGGCTTGAGCCACTTTCCAGGCGGCCCGAACCACGGCATCGTTTAACGACAACAAAGGTTCTCCCTGCTGGACCCATTGGCCATCGCGGACATGAACGTTTGCGACAACTCCGGGAATCTCGAACCGCATCTCGCTGTCTAATTTCCCTCGCGCGATGCCATGCAATTGGCTACGTGTTTCGAGAATCGATCGGTCGTAAGGGAACGCATCCCATTTATCTGCCCCGACCGGCTCGATTGCGACAACGCGCGTCGGCAGCCCCGACGCGATCGCCACCGCCGGCAACAGGATCCACAGAAGATAAAAAGCTTTCATAATTGTCGTCTCATTCAATCAATAGTTAGCGTTCGGTTGCAGCCTGGGATTCGGGTTAAACCTGGGCACCCGCGACGCGGATTAGCTCATCGACAGTTTTTCGATGAAGACAATCAATCTCCGGGCCATCCAGAACGCAAAAGGTTCGTAGCGGCGACCAAAGTTCAGACTCGCTTGGCTTTTGTGCCGGACCAATTTTTGAATCGTCTCGGGCAATTCGACCTTCAGCTGAACCAACGGTTCGATCGACCTGCCCGTCACCGGATCGATGGGGATATCGCCGCCAGCGAGATGGGTTGCGGCGATCTCGTCCATTTCGACCTGAGCCGCGGGGGCGACATGTTGGATTTTTGCTGTGAACGAACCGAGCCGAGCCCCCGGAAAACGGACATTGACACGGTCGCCGATCTCGGGCGAAATGATCCGCATCTGTTCCCCCGTCAACCAAACGTTGACGATGGTGGTGCCGTCGACGACCGTCGCCAACGGATCGCCCACTTGGACAAAACGTCCTTGATCGCGCGGCGTCATGCTTTCGACGAGCGCTCCGGTGGCGGGAGCGCGGACGACGAGATTCGTCATGTTTTGTTGGGCATGCAGCAGCGAGTGTTTTAAGCTGTGGACCTGATGCCGCATCTGGGCCATCTGTGACAGGTCGGCTTGCCCAACGGCTTGCAGTTCCAATTCGGCGCGTTCCAATAACGCTCGATCGGTTGCAAATTGCAGTTCAAGATTTTGATTGCGTAAGCGAACCAAGGGTTCTCCAGCGGCAACCGGTTGGCCGACACGAACATCCACGTGTTCGACGAACCCTGGCGAATCGGCATGGATCACAAATTCCTGCTGGCCGCCGACAACCCCCGTCGCACGAATTCCGCCCGGCGTCGGCAGAACCATCAACCCAAGCGGCAACACGACCAACGGAAGCACGCTGATCGCATAGGCTCGCGGCCGCACCGACGCGGTTTGTTCGCTGTACCATAGATAGTTGATGAACTTCTTCAGACTGCCGCCGATCGAATAAACAAGGAACAGCGCCCCCAAGAACATGCCCAGCAAAAAAGCGTGCGATGCCAAGAGTGCCGCGAGTCCTAAGAAGACGAAGCAGCGATAGATCGAGGCCGAAATCCCGTAGGCCAGCAACACGATTCGCATCGACGGCTGGGCCGTGCCGGCAGCGATGTTTCGCAAGCCGAGCACGTGGCGTTGGAATGTCGAATTGATTTCGTTGGTCGCCCGCTGGCGAAGGTTGGGAACTCCCAGCAAGTCGCTGAGGATGAAATAGCCGTCGTATTTCATCAGCGGGTTGGCGTTGAACAAGACGGTGATCGCGGTGGCCATAAAAACCAGTTGGTAGGCGATCGATCCCAGCAATGTCGAAGGTCCCCAAAAGGCCCACACGAAGACCGCCGGAATCGCCACCAGCGACTCAAAGTACATCCCACCTACCAACACGATCAAGCGATGGATGCGGCGGGGAAAAGTCCACGCGGCACTGGCATCCACATACGCCAGCGGCGCTCCCATCATCAGGATCATCCCCATCTCGGGAACGCGACCGCCGAACAGCTTGCAGGCGTATCCGTGCCCCAGTTCGTGCCACACTTTGAGAATCGCCAATACAACCGCCAGCGTGACCACGTTGGATGTCGTGAGGGTTGCGTTGAGCGGTTGAAAAAATTCGTCGCGGCGGAGCACCACGATCGAAGTCGCGACCGCCAGACCAAACAACCACACCGGAACAAACCATATCGAAAACAGCCAACCGAACCAGCTCGCGGTTCGATCCAAAAACGCATCGGGCCGGGCCAACGGAATGCGCAGCGACATCAGCTGCATCGGCAGCGATTTCATCTTGGCTTTTTGAGTCTGTTTGTAGCGTTCGTACAGCTGGGGACCGTTGTTCGCGGGCAACGACAAGACACCCAGCGACTGCAGTTTCAAAACGAACCGGTAGTAGCCTTCTTGCTCGGAAGGGACCAGGTCGCCGCGGTCGACCATCGCTTCAAAACATTGTTGCAATGTCAGTGCATCGTCCAGTCCAGCGACGATCGAATAATCCTGTAAGCTCAACCGATGGTTTTGGAAGCTGATCGGATCGTGCAGCATGTACGACGGTTCGCCCTGAAACAGATGCCGGCTGACGGTGACATCGCTGCGCAGCATCGCTCGGGCGTCGGCAAGACGCTCGGCAAGAGTCGGTGGTGCGGGGGAATCGGTCATCGCTACAGCCAGAATTTCATGTGCAAATAATCGAGCAGGCCATGCATGCTGACCCACCAAACCGCCTTGCGTTGAGCCTGAATCCGGCCCACGCCTTTCATTCCCGCCTTCATCCAATCGGTTTGCGAATCCAATTCCGCTTCGGCGATGAAGACGTTTTTCCCATCGACAACCTGCGCCGCGCCGCCGACCCAATCGATCTTAAAGGCGATCGATTGATCGGGGTGCGAATAGGCGCGGAACACGCCGGACTGATCCTGAGCAACATACGGTGCGACATGGTCGGGAACCATGATCTCAACAACCCAGCGTTCTCCCGGCGCGAACGTTACCAACGGTTCGCCCTGAGGCAGCACTTGGCCGATGCGTTTTTTCAGATCTGCAGCAACCACGATTCCAGCGGATGGAGCCCGCAGGGTCGATTGTTCGATTTGATTTTCAATGCTGTCCAATTGGCTGTGCAGGACGCGGACATCCGCCTTGGCCAACGCCGCTTCGCCGACTTTGCGATCAGCGATCGCTTGGCCAACGACGACTTCGCTGCTGGCGATTTGAGCGCGCAATTGATTGCGTTGCAGCTGCAATTCGCGGCTGTCCAAGACCACCAACACCTGGTCTTTTTCAACGCGATCCCCCGAGCTGACCAAGACGCTTTCGATTCTTGAATCCAACGGCGCGGCCATGTTGACCACTTGAGCGGGCGAGAGGACGCTTTCGCACATCGGCCGGTAAGTTAAGCTGCCAAACAGGAACCAGGCAAAAAATAATCCCGCGGTGATCATCCCCGCCTTCCGCGCATGCGACTGAGGTTTCAACCACGGCAGGATCGCACCGCGGCCTTCTTCACGCACATGTTCGGCAATCGATCGACTCGATTTTTCGATCAATTGCAGCGAGGGGCCAAAGGGCTCCAACAGTTTCGTGATCGATTCCAAGTCTTCATTGGAAAACGGTTTATCGGCGCCGCGCGACAACGTGACAACGGCCAACACGTCGCTGTCGAGCATGATCGGCACGCTGATGGCGGCGCAGTTGTTTCGCTCGCTCCAACCGCGATGTATCGGCAACGTCCGCTGTTGTTCGTCGTTCCGCCGACTGGCAAAGATCGGGGTTTTGA from Rosistilla carotiformis includes the following:
- the pyrH gene encoding UMP kinase, whose translation is MTIESASPALRYKRVVLKLSGESLAHSGERGISMDEVGDISAQIKQATQSGCQVAVVIGGGNILRGAQFSGRSSLINEATAHYMGMLATVMNSLSLQDALEQIGCPTRVMSSIRMDGVCETFVRRRAIRHLEKGRVVILAAGIGRPFVTTDTAAAQRALELEADVVLKATRVDGVYSEDPEKNPHALLYDRLTFKEVIERNLRVMDATAIAMCREHSLPILVFNFKKDGNIVRAVSGENIGTRIEESVG
- a CDS encoding ATP-grasp domain-containing protein is translated as MPRCAFLTIANQDGWKIDDHLVHEPLRQLGWDVVDLAWDGDVDWNALDVVVIRSTWDYQYAMDRFLDVLKDIDESRATLCNSLATVRWNADKSYLFDLQRRGIETVPTLHVLSPTPADIRRALVHFDAPQIVIKPTVGAGSVDTFRITKATAQEDLVSHCQTLARRSCFIQPFMDGITAEGEFSLIYIDGQLSHTILKTVRDGDFRVQSQHGGGVTFIPEPEATLVVAADRVIAALDDVPLYARVDLVRTQQESFALMELELIEPRLYFEFAEHSPKLFANAIVRYGEQNSGGD
- the rpsB gene encoding 30S ribosomal protein S2, translated to MSDSIVKDMIEAGVHFGHRTSLWNPKMAPYIFGRKNQVHILDIRETLRGMLRAKKYLSQVAAGGSLILFVGTKRQAGEAIEKESLRCGMPFVSERWLGGTLTNFRTIRSRLTRLEELEKLRDNNQMDMYSKKMQSSLNREHRKMYRNLNGLRTMNRIPECLVIIDPGKERNAIREAKRLGITTIALIDSDSDPDLVDLPIPGNDDGIRSIELIVRQLADAVREGKGESASEEKDSAPAVETMAPAPATT
- a CDS encoding class I SAM-dependent methyltransferase produces the protein MVLGKTAGQAACRICSSAGLELISTRDRRRQALETVVCTSCGLVQHAQIPTSEELAEFYSSQYRIDYNGEATPSNRRVYREWRRGRERFDALRPFVEPGDQVFEVGSGIGCNLRQFENFGCSVNGIEPGEGFCQYSRQQLGVNVRCAFLEDLADEARQDQSLVLLVHVLEHLPNPVDALRQIRQLMRPDGHLFVEVPDFGRPHAAPNRVFHYGHIYNFTEISLRNVAHKAGFRTQPVSLKSSHLPNLAMVLTPDPDAEKVPMVNGYRMAVDAYHRYTPLEYHLRPAKLRTAIGKAIDHVDEFLFASSQVARLRADRPVVSTVRSGNSSLPQTAMASAVCASG
- a CDS encoding HlyD family efflux transporter periplasmic adaptor subunit — translated: MTDSPAPPTLAERLADARAMLRSDVTVSRHLFQGEPSYMLHDPISFQNHRLSLQDYSIVAGLDDALTLQQCFEAMVDRGDLVPSEQEGYYRFVLKLQSLGVLSLPANNGPQLYERYKQTQKAKMKSLPMQLMSLRIPLARPDAFLDRTASWFGWLFSIWFVPVWLFGLAVATSIVVLRRDEFFQPLNATLTTSNVVTLAVVLAILKVWHELGHGYACKLFGGRVPEMGMILMMGAPLAYVDASAAWTFPRRIHRLIVLVGGMYFESLVAIPAVFVWAFWGPSTLLGSIAYQLVFMATAITVLFNANPLMKYDGYFILSDLLGVPNLRQRATNEINSTFQRHVLGLRNIAAGTAQPSMRIVLLAYGISASIYRCFVFLGLAALLASHAFLLGMFLGALFLVYSIGGSLKKFINYLWYSEQTASVRPRAYAISVLPLVVLPLGLMVLPTPGGIRATGVVGGQQEFVIHADSPGFVEHVDVRVGQPVAAGEPLVRLRNQNLELQFATDRALLERAELELQAVGQADLSQMAQMRHQVHSLKHSLLHAQQNMTNLVVRAPATGALVESMTPRDQGRFVQVGDPLATVVDGTTIVNVWLTGEQMRIISPEIGDRVNVRFPGARLGSFTAKIQHVAPAAQVEMDEIAATHLAGGDIPIDPVTGRSIEPLVQLKVELPETIQKLVRHKSQASLNFGRRYEPFAFWMARRLIVFIEKLSMS
- a CDS encoding efflux RND transporter periplasmic adaptor subunit; its protein translation is MKAFYLLWILLPAVAIASGLPTRVVAIEPVGADKWDAFPYDRSILETRSQLHGIARGKLDSEMRFEIPGVVANVHVRDGQWVQQGEPLLSLNDAVVRAAWKVAQAQASQYGAVESARLQAELVGRQLKRLELAFREQASSEFELDEKRSQFAQAQAVLTVQQEEAKAAEANLELKAAELQKFHLIAPFAGQVVRIDKKQGQPIDPNETALMIVDARQLEIEMFLPIALFGDIVVGQTYSMRADAPVHQSLPAKAIYVAPVVDATSGTFRCVFEIENADRKLPAGFAVRLELKSDLASVRQ
- a CDS encoding efflux RND transporter periplasmic adaptor subunit; translated protein: MSAPANIDQPSTSNNSSADTFVLGHLSRLVRQLSANGTSAAAVYRQLFATIVDHYKPLVAKIDVRGQATNYNDSHQSQRLSGTMLIEVGSIAVSETLTDAICEEAPVFRINSLDATKKYVTIGVPIRDPLQRETTGGLSVALVPRNQSDINALVAELNSLTLAAAGCINSSPTQDKTHRNADWARVLSRVAKMGDRHEFAITLVNTLADRFVCGKAGLGLIRGKRVEVRAISGLSTIKANSPGVADMRQVMEECCDLKTPIFASRRNDEQQRTLPIHRGWSERNNCAAISVPIMLDSDVLAVVTLSRGADKPFSNEDLESITKLLEPFGPSLQLIEKSSRSIAEHVREEGRGAILPWLKPQSHARKAGMITAGLFFAWFLFGSLTYRPMCESVLSPAQVVNMAAPLDSRIESVLVSSGDRVEKDQVLVVLDSRELQLQRNQLRAQIASSEVVVGQAIADRKVGEAALAKADVRVLHSQLDSIENQIEQSTLRAPSAGIVVAADLKKRIGQVLPQGEPLVTFAPGERWVVEIMVPDHVAPYVAQDQSGVFRAYSHPDQSIAFKIDWVGGAAQVVDGKNVFIAEAELDSQTDWMKAGMKGVGRIQAQRKAVWWVSMHGLLDYLHMKFWL
- the tsf gene encoding translation elongation factor Ts; amino-acid sequence: MSQVSAAAVKAFRVRTGLPLMDCKNALQEAGGDEEKAFELLRKKGKDMLDKRADRETAFGRFGMYMGQDKSSGAMVELLCESAPVTTNEGFVQLANDLAQQLATGPGASTPEELLSQPSPSDPSKTLGDQKDELFNKIREVFNVGRLVRVDNTCGGYQHNAGTVAGVLISVEGGSDEAAKDVSMHIAAMRPSALSVDELDADEVAKEREVLRTAAIAEGKPEAIVDKMVEGRMRNYYAEKVLLEQSFVKEESQTVGEYAKDKGMTVKGYTHWILGEA
- a CDS encoding ZIP family metal transporter → MLPPTLLIILYCAMIVAASLLGGLLPSILRLTHLRMQVVMSLVSGLMLGVAIIHMLPHAAMRVDSFLPVAYSMLGGVVMMFFLLRVFHVHHHTDPDHSRCDHDHADHPVAESVDGDPHLVTLSEPGHADPHVHDHSHSHDHSHSHSHDHAHDDAVVNLKLPSRFSWQGLFVGLAIHTLIDGVALAASVRSESGGSMTFLGLGTFLAVMLHKPLDAMSITSLMRARGTSLENQMLVNCGFAMACPLGAILAWSSLASLGGSPTMDLFLGCSLGFSAGFFLCIALGDLLPEVQFHSHDRGKLTAALLLGLFIAIAIEALHTHS